From a single Brassica rapa cultivar Chiifu-401-42 chromosome A01, CAAS_Brap_v3.01, whole genome shotgun sequence genomic region:
- the LOC117126890 gene encoding la-related protein 1A-like: MHDVPYHPPPFPPMSYPTGPDFPYALYPPYPIPGAPVAESGNEKPVQASPLPPPPPQGYPRQHQRGYGPRNMPHGAGPRDFVRPPYMGQGPGFMVGPGPGFPGPVYYFPVPPPGAIRGYPPRFGPHPGNQGPQALDENLQNDQYLISLMDEQGWVPIKIIDDFKRVKMMNMDVEFIAKITLKTLQSILFSREIKWWSTKFEAISF, encoded by the exons ATGCACGATGTACCTTATCATCCACCTCCTTTTCCACCTATGTCGTATCCCACTGGTCCTGATTTTCCATATGCTCTTTATCCTCCTTACCCAATTCCTGGAGCTCCTGTTGCAGAGTCTGGCAACGAGAAGCCAGTGCAAGCATCCCCTcttccaccacctcctcctcaaGGATATCCTAGACAGCATCAGAGGGGTTACGGCCCAAGAAACATGCCGCATGGAGCTGGACCTAGGGACTTTGTGAGACCTCCGTATATGGGGCAAGGTCCTGGGTTCATGGTTGGTCCAGGTCCTGGTTTTCCCG GTCCTGTGTACTACTTCCCGGTTCCACCCCCTGGAGCTATAAGAGGCTACCCTCCACGCTTTGGTCCGCACCCTGGTAACCAGGGTCCTCAAGCTCT TGACGAAAACCTTCAGAATGATCAGTACCTCATTTCCTTAATGGATGAACAAGGATGGGTTCCCATCAAAATCATAGATGACTTCAAAAGG GTTAAGATGATGAACATGGATGTAGAGTTTATAGCAAAGATAACTTTAAAAACTCTTCAAAGCATACTGTTCTCGAGGGAGATCAAATGGTGGTCGACTAAGTTTGAAGCAATTTCATTCTGA